In Gadus morhua chromosome 9, gadMor3.0, whole genome shotgun sequence, the sequence ctcactttgagGGATGTCACAACATTATGGCACTCAGACATGGAGGCAGAAGTACAGGACCCGTAGCAAAGCCTTACCCTTCACTGCACTGCAGAGAACGGGTTGATTCCCAAGCTGGTGACCGGGTTTGCTTTAAGAACGTCCATAATGGTCCATGTGGTCCATTATACAGCTATACAGCTCTAGAAGTATAATGCCTGGTTTTGCGGTAACAACAGGTACAGATGACTTGTCATTGTCAAATACGGACAGCTGTCCAGTCcagtccctttttttttaatccaataTCGTTCATGGACTCTGTTTTTCCCATTTTCGTCTGCATTATATCCACCTCAATTATTCTGTCCTTCTCTCGGCTTCGAGCCAAATGTAATGGCGTCCAGCCTAAGGGAGTTCACCAGATCTGTGTATTTGTTCAATGCACAGATAATGGAGCTCACCAGGTTCCTATAATGTACAGTAAACTGAGCTAACCAGGTCTGTATAATGTTCAGTAAACTGAGCTCCCCAGATCTGTATAATGTTCAGTAAACTGAGCTCCCCAGATCTGTATAATGTTCAGTAAACTGAGCTCCCCAGATCTGTATAATGTTCAGTAAACTGAGCTCCCCAGATCTGTATAATGTTCAGTAAACTGAGCTCCCCAGATCTGTATAATGTTCACTAAACTGAGCTCCCCAGATCTGTATAATGTTCAGTAAACTGAGCTCCCCAGATCTGTATAATGTTCAGTAAACTGAGCTCCCCAGATCTGTATAATGTTCAGTAAACTGAGCTCCCCAGATCTGAATAATGTTCAGTAAACTGAGCTCCCCAGATCTGTATAATGTTCAGTAAACTGAGCTCCCCAGATCTGTATAATGTTCAGTAAACGGAGCTCAATAGATCTATATTTTTCAAGAAATGAATAACTGGCATGTGATGTGAagtgttgttattgtgtagATTGTAGTTGATGGAATCGGCAGGGACCTCACTAAACGATACTACAGCGATCGTGAGTGCCGCACCACATATATTGCGATTCAACAAGTATTTCAACTGTGTAAAAAGTGTGCTGTCGGTGTGGTATACATTTTGCTTTGTGCGATTTGTATCAAGTGTGGTTTATGTATAGGTTTAACGTTGGTTCGGGTTTCACAGGACCTCATTGATTCTTCATTGAACGCTGTCAAACCGAACATAGTTGAATACTATAACTAACATAATGCGGATAAAGCAAAGGGCCTACATTTGGACCAGATTACATTGATGAGATTATATtgacctttctttttttttgtcaatttAGCAAAATATTGTGGGATCAAATAATCATTATACTTGCATGAATCAAAtttatttaatgtgtgtgtgtgtatatatatatatatatatatatatatatatatatatatatatatatgagattGTGGATCTGCTCCCAGATGATAGGAGATGATGAACTGGCGTGCCATGAATGTGCAGATTagttttgggttgtttttggaGGCTCGTTCAGCTGCCCATGAATCACTTTATGATGGGCCACCTGTTAGCCTGGGTAACTCTGCACCAGCATCATTAGACATCTGATAAGCCTGATGTGCGAGCCAAACCCTGCCCCCAGTGTCTTTTAGATGTGATCATCAAAAATGTGGAAAAACTAGTTTCAGGGTTTAGCTCTGGTTGTTCACAAGAGTATCGTTAAATATCCCCTTGCTGTAAAGGGGGTCGAGTTTTTCTAATCTACGGCAACCTAtcaagacggacagacagaatcACGCATCTCCCAGCAGACATCTTGATACTCTGCTCTCCCTGTTTCAAGATCAATTTAATGAACacgaggtgtgtgtctgtctttctgtgtgtgtgtgtgtgtgtgtgtgtgtgtgtgtgtgtgtgtgtgtgtgtgtgtgtgtgtgtgtgtgtgtgtgtgtgtgtgtgtgtgtgtgtgtgtgtgtgtgtgtgtgtgtgcggggcacATGTGGTTCCAGGCTAGCTGAAACGTACTGGTTGATGAACACAAGCTGACATGCTCGTCTGCTGCTTATGACTGACTCCACATGCTATTTCATGCTCTCAGAGAGCACTTTCATAGGAGGAACATTACCATTTATATTGTCGTAATTGAAATGGTGTGTGGAGCTATAAAGTAATAATGACAGTGTGCTGCAGCTATTCTCAATATCATTGAAGAAGTATTTAGTCATTAATCATCATGCCTACAAAGTTATATTGATCCTTAATAAAGTCAGAGGAGAACGAAACCATGCCAGCGAATAGTTCAATAATGGGAAAAATATCCATCAATCTTCCAGCGGAAGACAGGAATAGCAGTAACAGATGAATATCCGATACAGGATGCCCGTTTTCCTGAGCCAGTGACCTGTCCTCCGCTGTCTCTGGGGCGACGTGCTGGCTGCCGTACAGCAGGTGTGGCGTTCAAACCCTCCCTGGCACAAGGGCATGTCGTCACCTGCCTCttcaccccatcccccccacccctcctgtGTGAAAGTCTATCTCTTACCTGACAGGTAACAGGTACACAGGTACTCTACCCCTGTGACCTCTCTCACACAGTGTGGGAGTTGCTAAGGCTGTTTTAGAACATTCCGGTGCACCAGGCCTTTGTCTAAGGATTTTTTTTGCTTGGATGAAAACACGTTTCTTGGATTATTGTTTCATTCGTGCTATTCACGGTGGCATTGTGGTGGTTTGTGTGATGTTATTCACTCCTCTCACTCACGCAGTGGGAGGAGTCGAAGGAGCCGGGTTAAAAAATGGAATCACGCCACATCTGGAACTCTCGGAACGTTCTAGAACGATCCGGTTCATTGGagactgaaaataaataaaaagaagggCTTTGTTGGTTTCTGGgatgatttgtgtgtgtcagtggtagGACTGTTGTGGAGTTTTTTGTCATTGAAGGAGGAATGCCGCACAAGTGCATGTGGGCCACCTCACACATCATCACCCGTCTCCCAGACTGTATGCCAGACACCGCTTAGAGATACTGCATGGAGCAGCCACGTTTTTTATTGTACATTGACACATTTACACACGCGCATACGAATACagccatgcgcacacacgcacgcccgggtgcacacacaggaatacagccatgcacacacacacacacacacacacacacacacacacacacacacacacacacacacacacacacacacacaccccaaaggTGTCCAGCATTCATTGTCCTTTCAGAACTTCAGAAGCACATATGCACAAGAAGAACGGTATTAAAATCCCCAGATAATTGTCGTGACAACATAGTGTGAACTGTGTGGACATGGCCTCACATGGCCGTGCAGAAGGCTGGGACTCTGCACATTACTAATATACTCCTACTCAGTGTTTTTGCCGACCCGCTGTGCGACTAGAATGGAGACGGCCTCGTTTGCCTTTGTGCTTTCATAAGTTATATTTATAAGTGATGCTGTTTTCCCACTGTGAAGCCTTGTACCAATCCAGATTCCAGAATTTAAAAAGTCCCTGAACATTCCCGAAAGCAAAGGGTTTTACAAAGCAAAGGGATATGATCCATATAAATATGGATTTGTTATTGGTAATCACCTGACAGTGGCATGGTCACTGATTGTTTGGAAAATAACAATCATTGGAATAATGGAAAGTGCATTATGGAACCATCATAAATATTAGGTGTAAGATACAAGATATTTTGAATGCGTAAATCATTGCATTCTTTGCTATCTTGTTTACAATTGTAATGAGGGCTGTACAAGGATTAGCACACTGTTTATGCATTTATATCTATTACAATAATGAAATTACCTTAAAGATGTATTTTCCAATATGCAAGTCTGTTAGATAACATCGGTGACATCAAACGCCCAGTGAGCAGGTACTTATATTtaactgaaggggggggggggggggggttctgcttGAAGTCATGAATCGAAATCATGAATCACAATAGAATTGCCACTTGACTCGGATTTGATAAGCGTCTATGCAGGTGATTACATAGTTGTGATTCACTATGTTTTTCCTTTGTGCTGTGCCTCCAGGGCAGAGTTTAACAGACTACATGAATGATGAAAATGATATTGAGTCATTATTTTCTTGGATTAGATGTTACAAAGCCTTTTTTCCGTAGCAACCTTCCACACTGCTGTGCCCTTGGCTAGAAGATTCAAATGAGTCCTGCCTCTTTCCAAAGATTATATTGGTATTATCCAATGCCAATATCCAATCCAATGCGTCAATGAAATTTGTTTACAGAGAAACAATACCTCTAGCTATCTGTTGGAGGAGTAATACACTTGTAATTGAGTTCGTTTATTTCATGTGTATAAAAAATATACttgttctatttttttatatactttTCTTCTAGTTTCTCAAGTATCTTGACCATGAAGTTAAagcaaaaagtgtttcatgttCAAGTAAAGTTATTCTATTCAAAATGGATGATACCATTACCTTCCCATCCTGGCTAAAATTCACAAATCTGAACGAGCACGTTGTCTTTGTGTTCCTGCCAAAGATGCGCCACTAACAGAGAATTGTGTTTTTATGGAGCGCAGCACAAACTAACATTTGCATAATGCATTGGATGTGTTCAAATGAGTGTCTTGTGCTTCCTTGAATTGTCACAACAAGCACGTTGCTGTTCTCCACCATTGCTTACCATTTAGATTTTCATTTCGACCTTCTGGAAGAAGCCTTCTTACGAAAACAGAGTCTTAAATCTAGACCCTGGTCTGTCCTTAAGACTTCACTTGGAGCACAGAAACCTGGAATTGGGAGATAGTTTAGGGTGGTTGTTGTGGCGACTGAGGGGAAAACACTGCATGTTTATGACCCTAGTCCTTCTCCAgctgttggaggaggtggacgagTGCTCCAGCAGAAACCAGTGACTTGTTGAGCGGGTTGGAAGACGAGGCGGCCACGTGTCTTCTTCAGCACCTCAAAAACTCCTCGGTTGTGGTGAGCAATCCAGAGCAGGTTGACGTCCAGGTCGTTATGAGGGGTCCATTATTTTAATTATAAGCCTTTTGATGGTAGACCTTTTGGGTGATATCTGCCCTGATTCATGGCTATTGGACCTCCCTTTTTTTGTTTCAAACATTTTCATCACAAGGGTTGTGTGAGTGCTAAAGGGCGATAATCAATGGTAATGTTGATAATCTGTCATCATAAAGTGAGTCTACTTGGTTGGAGCAATAGTCACTTAGCCGTTtccctgtgctctgattggccggtGTCTCTTTGCTATCAGGCTATCATTGTCCGGTCCTCTCTGCTATAACCCCACCCTTCTCAAAAAGGTGTGGTGCTGTTATCAAGAAAACCCCACCATCCatcacaaacccacgtatgacATCACGCATTCGACGTCAACACTCGCTCATCACATCACTCATCCGAAGGGCTTTGGCCATTGCTTTCCTGTCAGGATGTGGCCGGTCAAGGGGTGCAACAGGATAAATCGTCCCCCCCCATCCCTAGGTTTTCTCGGCTGCAGGGAGTTCCCGCTTTCATTGTGTTCTGGGCAGAAGGACACCGGGCGTTGACCGCCCAGGATCTCAGCCCTGCCGTATCCCTAGCGGTGGATGGATAGACACGCGCTCACAAACACGCATCAGCCCAACAGTGTTCCTGAGTCATGGCCCAACTGTCATCTGCAGGGTGTATATTACCGGATGGAAATCGTTTTCCCCCCAAAAAGTATCCAGCAGCCAATGTACCTGAACGTTCTGGAACAAAACGGGATATATTCCAGACGAGTGCAATGGAAATTCTAGAAAAAAGTTTCAGTCATCCCACACTCTTTATACTTTTCTAggttatgtttatttttaagtaaTTATGCAGTCTGGTAGTTAGGTATTTGTTCAGTCATGGAGGGTGAAATGGTGGGTGTTCATCTTGGGTTCACTTTAGCTTTGAGTGCCTTTCTTTTGTGTTAGCTGGTGTGTGCTCTTGATCAGACACTTGTGACTTAACTCATTCACACGtctctttgatttgtttatgAAACTGTTGATTCATCTTTCATCTTGATCACTTTGCTATATTTTTCAAATTGTCTGGCTTCAGAGACTGTCTTTGTTTGAGTTCCTCATCAGACTGGGATATGGACAACAGAAATTAGCAAATACAAATTTCCCAATTCAATGCAACATATTCCATTCTAACCTGAGGGCCCACCACTAAcatcaataaaatacaaaagaatATTGAAAATAATTGGAAAAGCACAACTTCGATGAATAACATGTTAGTTGACCCTCACTGCAAGCAGACCAGCTGCAAAATAGAGAAATACTGCCACCTAATGGAAATGAAGATGCATTTCCCTTCTCTTGTTTACACATTTTTCTCTCCTTCCATAATCTTTGTATGCGCTTTTTATATATCCAGTatgagtgcatttgtgtgtgtttcatgaatTTTGtgtacatgaataaatatacagATTAATAATTAAATCTATTGTTTATCCTCACTAAATacatgtatttttctgtttgtcGTGTTGTTTCAGGTCCAGTTATCCGTGCGTGAGAGGACCGGGGCTGTAGAGCACAGTCCAGGGTCGCTGGTTCAGAGTCCATTCCGGTGACCTGTGGCTCCATGGAGGGATTTCCTGTCCActgactccgccccccccacctcaccgccTCTGCAGCCATGTCAGCCTGCAGCTCCTTCACTGAGCACGTGTGGAAGCCGGGCGAGTGCAAGAACTGCTTCAAGCCCAAGAGCCTGCACCATCTCCAGCCTCAAAACAGCGTGAGGAAGGCCCAGTCGGAGCACAGGCTTTCCcctccacagcagcagcagcagcagcagaaccagcCTTCTGTGGGGGCCAGGCCCAACCCGGACCTCCCCAACGCCCCCCAGAGGCCCGGCGGAGTGGCTGCTCGCTCGGGCCACTTCCGGCCGCCGGTGGCCAAGAAGCCCACCATCGCAGTCAAGCCCACCATGATGCTGCCATGCGCCTCCACGGATCTGGATCCGGAAGGcaacctccagcagcagcagcagcagcagcagcagcagcagcagcagcagcagccgcaccGTCCACCCAGTGCTGGGGAGCAGGGCAAGACCTCCGCCTTCACGGTCTGGAACCGCAACGGGCTGAATCGCAAGAGGCCTGCCgggcccaacaacaacaacgagggagaggatagaggaggaggaggggaggagatagagggTTACGGACCGCTCAGCCCCCTGGCCCCGTtcgggaacaacaacaacagcggaCTGACTGACGTTCTCAAAGAGATCGTCGGCCTGGGGCCGGGCCCCAGCCTCTGTCCCCTGTCCGGCTCCAGGGACCTCTTCTTCGGACGCATCAACACGTCATACCGGCGGTCCCTTGAAAGGGGTCTTCAGGCCGCGAGCTGCCTGGCCATGGGTCAAAGCGTTGGAAGCGGAGGGTCCGGCCAGAAAAGGGTCTCCCTCAACAACAGCGCTGAGATCATCAGTGCCGAGGGTGGACGCTACTGCTACCCGGAGTTTTCCAGCGGGGACGAggaagacgacgacgacgaggaagaggaggagagcgaagaGGAGCACGAggaagacgacgacgacgacgacgaacaGGACAGCTGGGACGAGAGTGACGAGGAGATGCTGGCCATGGCGATCCGCATGCGGGGCCAGCCGCGCTTCTCGATATTCCGCGCGGCCACGTTGTCGCCGGTGCACTTCGCCGCCGGGACGAAGTGGAACACGGTGCCGCTGCGGAACCGCTCGCTGCAAAGGCTATGCGCCGTGGACTACGACGACAGCTACGACGAGATCCTCAACGGCTACCCCTCCCTGGACTCCAACGGAGCTCCCATGGCCTACGGACAGAGCGTCGTGCTGGGCGGCGGCTTCGTCTCCAACTCGGAATCCACCACCTCGCCCGAGTCCTCCTCGTCCCTCCTCGGGGATTCCCGCACGGCCTCGAGCAGCGGTAGCAGCGCTGCCCCCTGCGGGCACCCGAACGGCATAAACTCTCCCTCGGCGCCTCCACACGCTCCCCACAAGCCCTGCACTTTTGAGACTAAGGCGCCGCCCGACCCCAGGTCGGCGCCGCAGAGTCCGTTTAGGATGGCCGAGACGCACACGGCCGTGCTCGCCATccggctggaggagcagagcggCAAGGAAGGCGCTCCGATGCCTCAGGCTCTACCGGGTCAACCCGTCACCATTAGCTTCAGCCCCACGGAGGAGCAGGTGGTCACCGGGTACCCGTACCGGGTGGTCAACCTGGAGAAGTCTCTCATTTGCAAGCCCTACACTGTCGTAGACGTTTCTGCATCCATGGCGACCAAAGAAGAGCAGATCCCTGACCCCACGTCGAAAACGAAAAAAAGCCCCCTGAGCCCAAACGCGTTCCCTGGCCCTCTGCGTCAGGCCCTCTCTCCGTCCTTCCCGGGGTCCCCTTCTTCCCCGGCGTCCCCGATGACGCCCACAACGGCGCTGTTGCCGGCGAACGCCCGCCGGAAAGCCAGCGGGAGCATTCGGTACCAAGAGGTGTGGACGTCCAGCACAAGCCCGCGGCAGAAAATCGCCAAGATAGATCACGGGTCAGGGAGCGCACACGGCCCAGCGGTCCCCCCGCGACACTGCAGCCACAAGTCGGCCCCGACGTCTCCCATCTCCGGGCTGTCCTCCTCCCGCACCATACCGGTGAAATCTCCCAACTTGTCGGAAATCAAGTTCAATAGCTTTAACAACGCCGGGATGCCGCCTTTTCCCATTATCATTCGCGACGAGCCGGCCTACGCGCGCAGTTACAATAACGCCGTCAAGGTGCCCATCGTCATCAACCCGTGCGCGTACGCTTACGACAACCTGGAGGTGTACAGGAGCTTCCTGGGACTCAGTGGGGAGCTGCCGCCTCCCAAAGGGGCCGTCGGCAGAGTGACGGGCAGCAGAGTGACCAGCCACACCTACGAGGAGATCGGCTCCTCTGAGAGCGTCCAGTCCAGCTCCACGGATAAAACCCTCTCCGGCAAGGGAACCTCTGAAAGAGCCGCTGCCGAGGAGCTGAAAGCTCGGCCCGAAACCCTGTCCAAGATGATGAACGTTCAGCCAAGAACCACTACAGATCCCAACACTGCGGGTGCAAGCATTGTACTGAGCAGCACCATAAGCGCCGTCTCCTCTCCCACTAGTCCGGCCAACGCGGCCAGTCCACTCACCTGTACCGTGAGCCTCCCCAAGCGCAGCCCTGCTGCCCTTGCCGTGGCGCCGTCCGGCCAGAGGAGTGGTGGGTCCTCTGTCGCCACAGACCTGTCCGTGTCCTtcggggcgggggcgggccaCCGCGAGGAGGCCAGCGCCGTGCTCTCCCAGATCGTGGCGTCCATCCAACCCCCGCACTCCCCTCCGGAGTCTCCCTCGGAGAAGTCCAAGACGTTCGGCTCGGAGGAGATCTACGCCGTGCCCCCCGACGCCACGGAGAGCCTCGTCCGGCCCAAGTCCCTGTTCGCCTCCCCCGACGGCGCGCTCTCCAAACCCAGCCAGGAGACGCCGTCGAGGCTGCTGCCCAAGTCCCACAGCGCCTCGGCGGCTCTGCCCCTGTCCAGCCCCGCCAAGGCGGAGCCCGGCGCCCCGTTCCCCCCgccccgctccacctcctccccgtaCCACGCCACCAAAATCCTCCAGAGACACTTCGGCAACTGGAGCAACAAGTCGCCGGCGTCGGGTTCCCCCACGCGGGCCGGCGCCGGGGAGGGCgcgggcgacggcggcggcagGCGGGCGGCGGCCGATAGCACGAAACCCAAACGCTGGATCTCCTTCAAGAGCTTCTTCCGCCGGCGGGTTCAGGACGACGAGCAGAAGGAGAAggcggagaaggagaaggagaaggggaacCTGGTGGGGCTTGACGGCACCGTCATCCACGTGCTCCCGCCGCCGCCCCAACAACGGCAGAACTGGTTCGCCGAGGCCAAGCCCGACGACCCCAGCCAGAAGCCCACCATCATCTTCACCTACAAGCCGGACGGCGCCGCGCACGACGGAGACGATAAGATGGAGGCGCGCTCGGACGATCAAGGCGGGGAGGTCGCGGCGTCGACCTCCCCGGAAGGGAGTAGGGACCCCGGGCTGACGGTTCCGAGGGGAACGCCGTCGCCGCACAGCGTGGGGGCGGACATCATCAGCGAGGTCATCAGGTAAATTCAACGCTTTTTTTGTCACCCTTCCTGTTTCTGTCGCTACCGGTTTGGTCTCTCGCTCGAGAAACGGATGTTCAGTAAGGGAAGCTGTTGTTCCCAAAATtataaatttgtgtgtgtgtgtgtgtgtgtgtgtgtgtgtgtgtgtgtgtgtgtgtgtgtgtgtgtgtgtgtgtgtgtgtgtgtgtgtgtgtgtgtgtgtgtgtgtgtgtgtgtgtgtgtgtgtgtgtgcttgtggtgcGCTGCATCTCCGTCGTGTGTCTGGCTACATCTCTGATGTGTAATTCAACATAAGTACATCAACGAGGTGATTGTGTGTTAATGAGGCTTTTATAGTGTACGATAGCTAATCATTTATAATTA encodes:
- the peak1 gene encoding LOW QUALITY PROTEIN: inactive tyrosine-protein kinase PEAK1 (The sequence of the model RefSeq protein was modified relative to this genomic sequence to represent the inferred CDS: inserted 1 base in 1 codon; deleted 6 bases in 4 codons); amino-acid sequence: MSACSSFTEHVWKPGECKNCFKPKSLHHLQPQNSVRKAQSEHRLSPPQQQQQQQNQPSVGARPNPDLPNAPQRPGGVAARSGHFRPPVAKKPTIAVKPTMMLPCASTDLDPEGNLQQQQQQQQQQQQQQQPHRPPSAGEQGKTSAFTVWNRNGLNRKRPAGPNNNNEGEDRGGGGEEIEGYGPLSPLAPFGNNNNSGLTDVLKEIVGLGPGPSLCPLSGSRDLFFGRINTSYRRSLERGLQAASCLAMGQSVGSGGSGQKRVSLNNSAEIISAEGGRYCYPEFSSGDEEDDDDEEEEESEEEHEEDDDDDDEQDSWDESDEEMLAMAIRMRGQPRFSIFRAATLSPVHFAAGTKWNTVPLRNRSLQRLCAVDYDDSYDEILNGYPSLDSNGAPMAYGQSVVLGGGFVSNSESTTSPESSSSLLGDSRTASSSGSSAAPCGHPNGINSPSAPPHAPHKPCTFETKAPPDPRSAPQSPFRMAETHTAVLAIRLEEQSGKEGAPMPQALPGQPVTISFSPTEEQVVTGYPYRVVNLEKSLICKPYTVVDVSASMATKEEQIPDPTSKTKKSPLSPNAFPGPLRQALSPSFPGSPSSPASPMTPTTALLPANARRKASGSIRYQEVWTSSTSPRQKIAKIDHGSGSAHGPAVPPRHCSHKSAPTSPISGLSSSRTIPVKSPNLSEIKFNSFNNAGMPPFPIIIRDEPAYARSYNNAVKVPIVINPCAYAYDNLEVYRSFLGLSGELPPPKGAVGRVTGSRVTSHTYEEIGSSESVQSSSTDKTLSGKGTSERAAAEELKARPETLSKMMNVQPRTTTDPNTAGASIVLSSTISAVSSPTSPANAASPLTCTVSLPKRSPAALAVAPSGQRSGGSSVATDLSVSFGAGAGHREEASAVLSQIVASIQPPHSPPESPSEKSKTFGSEEIYAVPPDATESLVRPKSLFASPDGALSKPSQETPSRLLPKSHSASAALPLSSPAKAEPGAPFPPPRSTSSPYHATKILQRHFGNWSNKSPASGSPTRAGAGEGAGDGGGRRAAADSTKPKRWISFKSFFRRRVQDDEQKEKAEKEKEKGNLVGLDGTVIHVLPPPPQQRQNWFAEAKPDDPSQKPTIIFTYKPDGAAHDGDDKMEARSDDQGGEVAASTSPEGSRDPGLTVPRGTPSPHSVGADIISEVISQVAAASGHHRPTRDGGEGPAGAASLSGRLLRPSPTPRGGGGGGGLKEEEEEDVEDEAYHRPYHLAPTTTAAAAVTAASEGSASLGDPENDSLHSHHSITPITHHSHSPASSACSATYSNLGQSRANMIPLKQPRNLKASNDTLASLDLDGFSEQPFPKSTPPPLPKKSVPRSVTEPGLAGKEPPPAPPVARPRAEAKPGGTNLSVANPLYDLDSTWESASQSSSLSSEPHRLHEHESGGDSLERPTPPGRPATSLTALVSPAPGAATGGRERGGGSLAARARTTGRGGGGGGGAVGGPGGSSKPPVPILYRGMDSWEEVVGRIRSLHTDTLRKLSARCEDRFMAGQKDHLRFGTDSWSHFRLTAGKPCCEAGDAVYYTASYAKDPLVNYAIKICRSKVKETQQQFFHSLAVRQSLALHFNIQQDCGHFLDVAGPRPPGLLPWEETQGADEEEEDDDDDEEDEEEEEEERRGRCRGQREKDDEKRKAANRTPDARPSSADGRPEEPSPHASSRGSLRSRVVVITREVPFQTVADFVRQGVSRHARNPELYERQVCLLLLQLCSGLEHMKPHHVTHCDLRLENLLLVQCLPGSPANPAEPTEPNNNNNNNPGNGAGGGGGGGGGGGGGASPGNTANGNANAATCPARLIISNFSQAKQKSRLAAGDAGTLRDQSRLAPEIVTARSNRKCDEFQTGILIYEMLHRANPFEETPXLKEREYTWADLPPLPLRSLNSQGLQQLASLLLTVNPSERIRMAEARACLQCLLWGPREDLFQALGAATANPTPPPAATQPTAGGDAGQQRDTTLQNWLDLKRTLMMIKFAERSLDTVSGVSLEDWLCCQYLGVRTTETLGRVVHILQQPHPQVAPQDQPHPQAPPQGPPQHQQPPPPPARQARRPPRPEPPPTPAPTIHLAQSQPL